A region of Ignavibacteriota bacterium DNA encodes the following proteins:
- a CDS encoding TIGR00282 family metallophosphoesterase yields MKLLFIGDIVGRNALNYLCENIEELIKKHSANLVVVNGENTDEGKGLTEEQSDMLFSRGVDIITTGNHIWDNWKSRPLLIKSDRVLRPMNYPPGNPGRSFKILEVAGFQVAVLQLQGRTYMQTIDCPFRAADNALKILSEKANVIIVDFHAEATAEKISMGWHLDGKVSVVIGTHTHIQTADACIMPEGTAYISDVGMTGPYDSVLGMRKDIALKRLQLQTAHKYEMADGDMKIAGVVSEIDAETGQAISIESFMYPSFIKSVYEQL; encoded by the coding sequence ATCAAATTACTTTTTATAGGTGATATTGTTGGTAGAAATGCCCTAAATTACCTATGCGAAAATATTGAAGAATTAATCAAGAAACATTCAGCTAATTTAGTTGTTGTAAACGGTGAAAATACAGATGAGGGCAAAGGTTTGACTGAAGAACAGTCTGATATGTTGTTTTCACGTGGTGTTGATATAATTACAACAGGTAATCATATCTGGGATAACTGGAAATCCCGCCCATTACTAATTAAGAGTGACCGGGTTCTGCGACCAATGAACTATCCACCCGGAAATCCCGGAAGAAGTTTCAAAATCTTGGAAGTGGCAGGTTTTCAGGTAGCAGTACTTCAGCTTCAGGGTCGTACCTATATGCAAACAATAGATTGTCCATTCCGGGCTGCTGACAATGCATTGAAGATTTTATCTGAAAAAGCTAATGTCATCATCGTTGATTTTCATGCTGAAGCTACAGCCGAGAAAATTTCAATGGGCTGGCATCTTGACGGAAAAGTATCAGTAGTAATAGGAACTCATACTCATATTCAGACTGCAGATGCATGCATTATGCCCGAAGGAACTGCATATATAAGTGATGTAGGTATGACAGGTCCTTATGATTCTGTTCTCGGTATGAGAAAGGATATTGCACTCAAAAGACTACAACTTCAAACTGCCCATAAATATGAAATGGCTGACGGAGATATGAAAATTGCAGGAGTTGTTTCAGAAATTGATGCTGAAACAGGTCAGGCTATTAGTATTGAATCATTTATGTACCCAAGTTTTATAAAATCTGTATATGAACAATTATAA
- a CDS encoding aspartate-semialdehyde dehydrogenase, which produces MNNYKSGNSLPNIGIIGATGLVGRTFLKVIDERELPFNELSLFASARSAGMEVEFSGKTYIVKKADPSIFENLDIALFSAGGKTSKELAPFARAQKCIVIDNSSAWRMDTKVPLIVPEVNSHRISEHNYIIANPNCSTIQLVAGLKPLADNYGLKRVVCSTYQSISGAGQTGIDKLYRELEGNFDESRPIAYSTTFHTFEGEEGFTNEEIKMINETRKILEIQELPIAVTCVRVPTIGGHCESVNVELEKEFNISDIRKLLANTTGLVLMDDPSREIYATPNVVDDTDAVYISRLRRDDSVKNGLYLWIVADNIRKGAATNAVQIAEMIIGKS; this is translated from the coding sequence ATGAACAATTATAAATCCGGCAATTCATTGCCAAATATCGGAATTATCGGAGCTACAGGATTAGTCGGGAGGACTTTTCTTAAAGTTATTGATGAACGTGAGCTACCCTTTAACGAATTATCACTTTTTGCTTCTGCAAGGTCAGCAGGAATGGAAGTTGAATTTTCAGGTAAAACATATATTGTAAAGAAGGCAGACCCAAGTATATTTGAAAATTTAGATATTGCTTTGTTTTCAGCAGGTGGCAAAACTTCAAAAGAGCTTGCTCCGTTTGCCCGTGCCCAAAAATGCATTGTAATTGACAATAGCAGTGCATGGAGAATGGATACTAAAGTACCACTGATTGTCCCTGAAGTAAATTCACATCGAATTTCCGAGCATAACTATATCATAGCAAATCCAAACTGCTCTACTATTCAGCTTGTTGCAGGTCTCAAACCCCTTGCTGATAATTATGGATTAAAACGTGTAGTATGCTCTACTTATCAGTCTATAAGCGGTGCAGGGCAAACCGGTATTGATAAACTATACCGTGAGCTCGAAGGAAATTTCGATGAATCCAGACCAATTGCTTACAGCACAACTTTCCACACATTTGAGGGCGAGGAAGGTTTTACGAATGAAGAAATCAAAATGATTAATGAAACTCGTAAAATTCTTGAGATTCAGGAGTTGCCTATTGCTGTAACATGTGTTCGGGTTCCGACAATCGGTGGTCATTGCGAATCAGTTAATGTCGAACTTGAAAAGGAATTTAACATTTCGGATATCAGAAAATTATTGGCTAATACAACAGGTTTAGTCCTGATGGACGATCCAAGTCGTGAAATCTACGCTACACCAAATGTTGTTGATGATACTGATGCAGTTTACATTAGCCGATTGCGTCGGGATGATTCAGTGAAAAATGGTCTTTATCTTTGGATCGTAGCCGATAATATTCGAAAGGGAGCAGCTACGAATGCTGTTCAAATTGCCGAAATGATAATTGGAAAAAGTTAA
- a CDS encoding tetratricopeptide repeat-containing sensor histidine kinase produces MSIYYFINIVVVVFFLSITALKSQSELQNYDTLPKDIKTVDKLLEYCDNIDNIDSNIIYANTALKISESINYTLGAAKALHSLASSHYYFADYEKALFFLKLEIEIYLSTNSINNSDLLGESYRFSGEVYRAQKDYDNALRYLEKAETIFHKTQNQFLLSKTYNRYAAVILEQTGYAKDQRVPDYIHKSDEIAKKYNYYDIIANNINIYASYSQFYVEYDEIIANYKSAIEYLKKFEQPSEIPNIYRNLAYAYRNGGKIDSALYYAHKSYEISKKYNINVYIYNSVGLLYSIYHEDLNNNDSAIVYLKYMIEYEGLMYDAEKMLYQTQMEYKFKSQIKDDEIKSQKVIMFYQILISIVLIIILAGIGYFFYFRAKHQKLANEIINKQKEELDELNSAKDKFFSIIAHDLRNPVSSFQNITSMMYDDYQDFSDSEKHDILRLLKESANNLSSLLENLLTWSRSQSGKINYEPDSYNINYIINNIIQEHQSIAKNKNINFINNLKADTKAYYDASLINIAIRNIVSNSLKFSPNDSNIYFYSETIVESNNEFLQIEIKDEGVGMSPTQVQNIFSLDKNKSTKGSLGEKGTGLGMILVHEFIIKNQGKIWIESEIGKGTSVYIQLPVKKY; encoded by the coding sequence TTGAGCATATATTATTTCATAAATATTGTAGTTGTAGTTTTCTTTTTGAGCATTACTGCCTTAAAAAGTCAATCTGAACTACAAAATTATGATACTTTACCAAAAGATATCAAAACTGTTGATAAACTCCTTGAATATTGTGATAATATTGATAATATTGATTCAAATATTATTTATGCTAATACTGCCCTCAAAATTTCCGAGTCTATCAACTACACCTTAGGAGCTGCAAAAGCATTGCATTCACTGGCTTCTAGCCATTACTATTTTGCTGATTATGAAAAAGCATTATTCTTTCTGAAACTTGAAATTGAAATATATTTAAGTACTAATTCAATCAATAATTCAGATCTTTTAGGAGAGTCGTATCGTTTTTCTGGTGAAGTATATCGAGCCCAAAAAGACTATGATAACGCATTACGATATCTTGAAAAAGCAGAAACGATTTTCCACAAGACTCAAAATCAATTTTTGCTATCTAAAACATATAACCGATATGCTGCAGTTATACTTGAACAAACAGGGTATGCTAAAGACCAAAGGGTTCCGGATTATATTCATAAATCTGATGAAATTGCAAAAAAGTATAATTATTATGATATCATAGCTAATAATATAAATATTTATGCAAGTTACTCTCAGTTCTATGTAGAATATGACGAGATAATTGCTAACTATAAATCTGCTATTGAATATTTGAAAAAGTTTGAACAGCCTTCTGAAATTCCAAATATTTATCGGAATCTCGCTTATGCTTATAGAAATGGCGGCAAAATAGATTCAGCCCTATACTATGCTCATAAATCTTATGAGATTTCAAAAAAATACAATATAAATGTATATATATACAATTCTGTTGGATTGCTTTATTCTATTTATCATGAAGATTTAAATAATAATGACTCAGCGATTGTATATTTGAAGTATATGATTGAGTATGAAGGCTTGATGTATGATGCTGAGAAGATGCTTTACCAAACTCAGATGGAATATAAATTTAAATCCCAAATTAAAGATGATGAAATTAAGTCTCAAAAAGTAATTATGTTTTATCAGATTTTAATTTCTATTGTGCTTATTATTATATTAGCAGGTATTGGATATTTCTTCTATTTTAGAGCTAAACATCAAAAACTTGCTAACGAAATAATAAACAAACAAAAGGAAGAACTTGATGAACTTAATTCTGCAAAAGATAAATTCTTTTCAATAATTGCTCACGATTTAAGAAATCCTGTAAGTTCGTTTCAGAATATTACAAGCATGATGTATGACGATTACCAAGATTTTTCGGATTCAGAAAAGCACGACATTTTAAGATTACTAAAAGAGTCTGCAAATAATTTATCCTCCCTGCTTGAAAATTTATTAACCTGGTCAAGAAGTCAAAGTGGTAAAATTAATTATGAGCCCGATTCCTACAATATAAATTATATTATTAACAACATTATACAGGAACATCAATCTATTGCTAAAAATAAAAATATTAATTTCATTAACAATTTGAAGGCAGATACAAAAGCATACTATGATGCAAGTTTGATTAATATTGCTATTAGAAATATCGTATCAAATAGCCTGAAGTTCTCACCTAATGATTCAAACATTTATTTTTACAGCGAAACTATAGTTGAAAGTAATAATGAATTTCTGCAAATCGAAATTAAGGATGAAGGCGTTGGTATGAGTCCTACGCAAGTCCAAAACATCTTTTCTTTAGATAAAAATAAATCTACCAAAGGATCTTTGGGCGAGAAAGGAACTGGACTTGGTATGATACTTGTTCATGAATTTATCATCAAGAATCAGGGTAAAATATGGATTGAAAGTGAAATTGGAAAAGGAACTTCAGTTTATATCCAACTTCCTGTAAAAAAATATTAA
- a CDS encoding T9SS type A sorting domain-containing protein: MKYFFIIPIILLIVQLRSSYADWENTCLINNPPETLCFGLGPETILALGDDIFVGGQFGHIYSRSYDNGDNWVKPDEIKGMEKLFFNGKYIFALWVNYPKFPEYDSFYSQDTGKTWQIFTIDGNSIKSMACDSNTAYAYTDSGIYFSEDYGQSWEHSAFVVPGSNFELQYSNQNLLFASPFTFSKDKGMTWESISIPNEIALDIAFSDDYVFVSTGYKLFRTDYSLGKFELVLSYNDSIRAVESYNNNLIVITADKEIHYSHNQGLNWQIISGGIDPLDFESFDRYLSFQNFISNDKYMFLGLGSNIYRYNLKLLSNVQDFQVAEIQIFPNPSDEILYISGNSNSNSDKFCIYDILGNKVLEDVFIGRNSINISHLSSGMYFLSIDSENYKFIKK, from the coding sequence ATGAAATATTTCTTTATAATACCTATTATTTTATTAATTGTTCAACTTAGATCAAGTTATGCAGACTGGGAGAATACATGTTTAATTAATAACCCACCTGAAACTTTATGCTTTGGCTTAGGTCCAGAAACGATACTTGCATTGGGTGATGATATTTTTGTTGGTGGACAGTTCGGTCATATTTATTCAAGGTCTTATGATAACGGTGATAATTGGGTTAAACCTGATGAAATCAAAGGAATGGAAAAACTATTTTTCAATGGTAAATATATATTTGCATTATGGGTTAATTATCCAAAATTTCCTGAATATGATTCATTCTATTCGCAAGATACCGGCAAAACATGGCAGATATTCACAATAGATGGAAATAGCATAAAATCAATGGCTTGCGACAGCAATACCGCTTATGCTTATACTGATTCAGGCATATACTTTTCGGAAGATTACGGGCAGTCGTGGGAACACTCAGCCTTTGTGGTGCCGGGAAGCAATTTTGAACTCCAATATTCAAACCAAAATTTACTTTTTGCAAGTCCTTTTACCTTTTCAAAAGATAAGGGCATGACATGGGAAAGTATATCTATTCCGAATGAAATTGCTCTTGATATTGCTTTTAGCGATGACTATGTATTCGTTTCTACAGGTTACAAATTGTTTAGAACAGATTATTCCCTCGGTAAATTTGAGCTAGTACTTTCGTATAATGATTCGATTCGTGCTGTTGAATCTTACAATAACAACTTGATTGTAATTACTGCTGATAAAGAAATTCATTATAGTCATAATCAGGGTTTGAACTGGCAAATCATTTCCGGTGGTATTGATCCATTGGATTTTGAATCATTTGACCGGTATTTATCTTTTCAAAATTTTATTTCAAACGATAAGTATATGTTTTTAGGTTTAGGGTCAAATATTTACCGTTATAATTTGAAATTATTATCAAATGTTCAGGATTTTCAAGTTGCAGAAATTCAAATATTTCCCAATCCGTCTGATGAAATATTATACATTTCAGGAAATTCAAACTCAAATTCAGATAAATTTTGTATTTATGATATATTGGGAAATAAAGTTTTAGAAGATGTTTTTATCGGACGAAATTCAATAAATATTTCACACCTATCGAGTGGAATGTATTTTTTAAGCATAGATAGCGAAAATTATAAATTTATAAAAAAATAA
- a CDS encoding acetyl-CoA carboxylase biotin carboxyl carrier protein subunit: protein MDNILLNIGSNEYSVNYDKDNHSIIYIDDKPYEVELLKTFGSDVFSFLVNQRIFQVGLDFGDDSNLEISLDGLTYSIASTDEMKKVLGRYIANNGGAGKAGAGTVKAPMPGLVVKILVKEGMQVVEDEKLIVIEAMKMENTLKSPVTGVVKSVKVIEGQAVEKGAVLIEIEV, encoded by the coding sequence ATGGATAACATTTTATTAAATATTGGAAGCAATGAATATTCTGTAAATTATGATAAAGATAATCACAGCATAATTTATATTGATGATAAACCTTATGAAGTTGAACTTCTTAAAACATTCGGCTCTGACGTTTTTTCTTTTCTTGTAAACCAAAGGATATTTCAGGTTGGGCTTGATTTTGGAGATGATTCCAATCTCGAAATAAGTCTCGATGGACTTACTTACAGTATCGCTTCTACTGATGAAATGAAAAAAGTATTAGGACGGTATATCGCCAATAACGGTGGTGCAGGAAAAGCCGGTGCCGGAACTGTTAAAGCTCCAATGCCCGGACTTGTTGTAAAAATACTTGTTAAGGAAGGTATGCAGGTCGTAGAAGACGAAAAATTAATTGTTATCGAAGCTATGAAGATGGAGAATACTTTGAAATCACCTGTTACGGGAGTTGTGAAATCAGTCAAAGTCATTGAAGGTCAGGCAGTTGAAAAAGGTGCTGTATTAATTGAAATTGAAGTTTAG
- a CDS encoding acetyl-CoA carboxylase biotin carboxylase subunit has protein sequence MFKRILVANRGEIAVRVMRSAREMGIETIAVYHEVDKEALFVHYADYAYRLSGDSPKSAYLDIEQIINVAKKSCAEAIHPGYGFLSERAEFARAVTEAGIKFIGPLAESIEMMGSKTKAREIMIDAGVPVVPGTKEKITDIERAKEIASELGYPVLLKASAGGGGKGMRKVFESSELEPSFLAAQREALKAFGDDAVYLEKYIESPKHIEIQVLADEHGNYVYLGERDCSIQRRHQKVIEEAPSAVLDEDLRAAMGLVAVNAAKACNYHNAGTIEFLLDKNKNFYFLEMNTRLQVEHPVTEMVTGINLVKEQIKISWGEPLSFSQEDVKISGHAIECRIYAEDPFNNFMPDTGVINYHRQPAGYGVRVDSGVEAGSEVTIHFDPMLSKLITYGKDRIEAISRMEMALRNYRIKGVKTVIPFLLAVMQHPEFRYGWFDTGFIEHSFDFKTLEKMKSEHKEIIAAIAAYGLRMTQNAQKPAKSQPQVSKWKEKNLLLRRLV, from the coding sequence ATGTTTAAAAGAATACTTGTTGCTAACAGGGGCGAAATTGCAGTCAGAGTAATGCGTTCAGCCCGTGAGATGGGAATTGAGACAATTGCAGTTTATCACGAAGTTGATAAAGAAGCGTTATTTGTTCATTATGCCGATTACGCATATCGTCTTAGTGGAGACAGCCCAAAATCTGCATATCTCGACATTGAGCAGATTATCAATGTTGCGAAGAAAAGCTGTGCTGAAGCTATTCACCCGGGTTACGGATTTTTATCTGAAAGAGCAGAATTTGCAAGAGCTGTAACTGAAGCAGGGATTAAATTTATCGGTCCACTTGCTGAATCAATCGAAATGATGGGCAGTAAAACCAAAGCACGTGAAATTATGATTGATGCCGGTGTTCCGGTTGTACCCGGCACAAAAGAAAAAATTACGGATATTGAGCGTGCAAAAGAAATTGCGTCTGAACTCGGCTATCCGGTACTTTTGAAAGCATCAGCAGGTGGTGGTGGAAAGGGTATGAGAAAGGTATTTGAATCAAGTGAGCTTGAGCCGTCATTCCTTGCTGCCCAAAGGGAAGCTCTAAAAGCATTTGGTGATGATGCAGTATATCTCGAAAAATATATCGAAAGCCCCAAGCATATAGAAATTCAAGTACTTGCTGATGAACATGGAAATTATGTTTATCTTGGTGAAAGGGACTGCTCAATACAAAGACGGCACCAGAAAGTCATTGAGGAGGCGCCTTCAGCCGTGCTTGATGAGGATTTAAGAGCAGCTATGGGACTGGTGGCTGTAAACGCAGCAAAAGCATGTAATTATCACAATGCAGGAACAATTGAATTTCTGCTTGATAAGAATAAAAATTTCTATTTCCTTGAAATGAATACACGTTTGCAGGTTGAACATCCCGTTACTGAAATGGTTACCGGAATAAATCTTGTAAAAGAGCAGATTAAAATATCATGGGGCGAGCCGTTAAGTTTTTCACAGGAAGATGTGAAAATCAGCGGGCATGCTATTGAATGCCGAATTTATGCAGAAGACCCATTTAATAATTTTATGCCCGATACAGGAGTAATAAACTACCATCGCCAGCCTGCTGGTTATGGTGTCCGCGTTGATAGCGGAGTGGAAGCCGGTTCGGAAGTTACGATTCACTTCGACCCAATGCTATCAAAATTAATCACTTACGGAAAGGACAGAATTGAAGCTATCAGCCGTATGGAAATGGCATTAAGAAACTATAGAATTAAAGGTGTCAAAACTGTAATACCATTCTTGCTTGCGGTTATGCAGCACCCTGAATTTAGATACGGTTGGTTTGATACTGGATTTATCGAACATTCATTTGATTTTAAAACACTTGAAAAAATGAAATCCGAGCATAAGGAAATCATTGCTGCAATAGCTGCTTATGGCCTCAGAATGACACAAAATGCACAAAAACCTGCCAAAAGTCAGCCACAGGTCAGCAAATGGAAAGAGAAAAATTTATTATTAAGAAGATTGGTTTAG
- a CDS encoding threonine ammonia-lyase, translating into MKTIVSNENLPQLPDIFKAQGELRNVVKCTPMEISTSFSQMSGADVYLKLENLQKTGSFKVRGAYYKISKLNDDERAKGVLCASAGNHAQGVAYAANQLKVKSKVFMPIFAPPLKVIATRAYGADIELVGNTFDDAFSAAMDYAESSGATFVHPFNDPNIIAGTGTIGLEIFEQLREVEYVFVPIGGGGLISGIAIALKNLNPNIKIIGVEAAGAASMKTSIESGEIVPLKSVNTIADGIAVKSCGNLNFEAAKKYVDDFVVVDDSEIARTAYLLLQRAKILAEPAGVAAMAAVLYKKIDIKGKLVVPVISGGNINMSILEQILDKGAMDEGFRARIEVLVQDQAGMLKMILEILDKVRANVNDIIHERTTTSVPIGYVKVIITFNLQDLSQLTIITDELNANCLNFKVLK; encoded by the coding sequence ATGAAAACTATAGTATCAAATGAAAATTTACCACAATTGCCTGATATTTTTAAGGCGCAGGGTGAGCTTAGAAATGTAGTGAAATGTACCCCAATGGAAATCAGCACCTCTTTTTCTCAAATGTCAGGTGCTGATGTATATTTGAAACTTGAGAATCTACAGAAAACAGGTTCTTTTAAAGTTCGCGGTGCATATTACAAAATATCCAAACTAAATGACGATGAACGTGCTAAGGGTGTTTTGTGTGCCTCAGCCGGCAATCATGCTCAAGGGGTTGCTTATGCGGCAAATCAATTGAAAGTTAAAAGTAAAGTTTTTATGCCAATTTTTGCACCTCCGTTAAAAGTTATTGCTACAAGGGCTTACGGTGCAGATATTGAGCTTGTTGGAAATACTTTTGACGATGCGTTTTCAGCAGCTATGGACTATGCAGAAAGCAGCGGTGCGACTTTTGTACATCCATTCAATGACCCTAACATAATTGCTGGTACCGGAACTATCGGGCTTGAGATTTTCGAACAGCTTCGGGAGGTAGAATATGTATTTGTTCCCATTGGTGGAGGCGGTTTAATATCAGGTATTGCAATAGCACTCAAAAATTTGAACCCAAATATTAAAATTATCGGCGTTGAGGCGGCAGGTGCTGCAAGTATGAAGACTTCTATTGAAAGTGGCGAAATAGTTCCCCTAAAATCTGTCAATACTATTGCTGATGGAATTGCTGTAAAATCATGCGGAAATTTGAATTTTGAAGCAGCAAAGAAGTATGTTGATGATTTTGTGGTAGTTGATGATTCTGAAATTGCCCGTACTGCATATTTATTGCTACAAAGAGCTAAAATATTGGCTGAACCTGCCGGAGTTGCCGCAATGGCTGCTGTACTTTATAAGAAAATTGACATAAAAGGTAAATTAGTCGTTCCTGTGATAAGTGGCGGCAATATCAATATGAGTATTTTGGAACAGATACTTGATAAAGGTGCAATGGATGAGGGATTTCGTGCCAGAATTGAGGTTCTCGTTCAAGACCAGGCGGGTATGTTGAAAATGATTTTGGAAATACTTGATAAAGTCAGAGCAAATGTTAACGATATTATTCACGAAAGAACTACGACAAGTGTACCAATCGGGTATGTGAAAGTAATCATAACTTTCAACTTGCAGGATTTATCACAGCTAACAATTATAACAGACGAACTTAACGCAAATTGTCTGAATTTCAAAGTCTTGAAGTGA
- a CDS encoding DUF3883 domain-containing protein, with protein MNRQILRQYIDEYKIGFARVNQQEIYKWKAVKCFQDNWNIEATNFLEVLSQSIRLTQNLLKSGQYFPLRMLVHYATQRPEELRQLFRNLYDEENDIYQRINDFQNGTETINNSLFPGKNTYQDHRAIIVYLTLRYPERYFFYKFEMFKQFSERLELTYRPTKGRIENIGHFNSLCEIVKYELSNDQELLQLHKDRITADCYNDISLNILTQDFIYAVARHLNQQTPVPVASTFQTANEVSATNLSTSTDQLTFRGRTVNFIQNNIDNKRIGDLGELWVLKYEIEKLRQSGLHKLVDKIKHTAKDEGDGTGYDIESYDGNGQKIYIEVKTTKGGKNSTFYITRTELERSKIEKENFYLYRLYNFNEDNDTAEILIIKGDLTNLCEFPTTYKIILTND; from the coding sequence ATGAATAGACAGATTTTAAGACAATATATTGACGAATACAAAATTGGCTTTGCACGTGTAAATCAACAAGAAATTTACAAGTGGAAAGCCGTGAAATGTTTCCAAGACAATTGGAACATAGAAGCAACAAATTTTCTTGAAGTGCTTTCTCAATCAATTCGTCTTACTCAAAACTTATTAAAATCAGGACAGTATTTTCCTTTGCGAATGTTAGTACATTACGCAACACAAAGACCAGAAGAACTAAGGCAGTTGTTTAGAAATTTATATGACGAAGAAAACGACATATATCAAAGAATTAATGACTTTCAAAACGGAACAGAAACAATAAACAACAGTTTGTTTCCGGGCAAGAATACATATCAAGACCACAGAGCAATTATTGTTTATTTGACACTTCGCTATCCTGAACGATATTTCTTCTATAAATTTGAAATGTTTAAACAGTTTTCCGAAAGACTTGAATTGACTTACAGACCAACAAAAGGACGAATTGAAAACATTGGACATTTCAATAGTTTATGTGAAATAGTAAAGTATGAGCTATCCAATGACCAAGAACTTTTACAACTACACAAAGACAGAATAACAGCAGATTGTTATAACGACATCAGCCTAAACATACTGACACAAGATTTTATTTATGCTGTTGCACGACACTTAAACCAACAGACACCAGTTCCTGTAGCTTCAACTTTCCAAACTGCAAACGAAGTTTCTGCAACTAATCTTTCCACTTCAACAGACCAATTGACGTTTAGAGGCAGGACAGTAAATTTCATTCAAAACAACATTGACAATAAACGAATAGGAGACTTAGGCGAACTTTGGGTTTTGAAATACGAAATAGAGAAATTAAGGCAAAGTGGACTACATAAATTGGTTGACAAAATCAAACATACAGCAAAAGACGAAGGAGACGGGACGGGTTACGACATCGAATCATATGACGGAAATGGACAAAAAATTTACATTGAAGTCAAGACAACAAAAGGTGGAAAAAATTCAACATTTTACATCACAAGAACTGAACTTGAAAGAAGTAAAATAGAGAAAGAAAATTTCTATTTGTATAGACTTTATAACTTTAACGAAGATAACGACACGGCAGAAATTTTGATAATTAAAGGCGACTTGACAAACTTGTGCGAGTTTCCGACAACATATAAAATTATCTTGACAAATGACTAA
- a CDS encoding ADP-ribosylglycohydrolase family protein gives MIELEKLQEHLRTLTTNDWNRLFSLLPEIETTKKFGEVKGGEELENGSFTFPYWSSFEIVDKVFNLIHELGIVPIFDWTSWADGKSILNDQDFNYSNLDTITLCKLLTTIVRADGFNDGFFVLNFENGVIPKIIKAIKQNEIKSFKITLPQIKSALFGVAVGDALGVPVEFNSRQSIKKNPVTDMIGYGTYNLPAGTWSDDSSLTFCLSEALTQDFDLNTIGQNFVKWYQHNFWTPRGNVFDIGIATRQAISRLAQGEKPEFAGGFDETDNGNGSLMRILPLLFYIQDKSIKERYEITKQVSSITHGHIRSVIACFYYLEFAKQILAGKDKFEIYVNLQTEIPNHLTSREINPTEIAKFDRLLKGDISKLDEDEIQSSGYVLHTLEASIWCLLTTDNCKNAVLKAVNLGSDTDTTGAVTGGLAGLLYGLDNIPEKWLQQLAKYSEIENLAKRINDKIASL, from the coding sequence ATGATTGAATTAGAAAAACTTCAAGAACATTTAAGGACATTAACAACAAATGACTGGAATAGACTTTTTTCGTTATTGCCAGAAATTGAAACAACAAAAAAGTTTGGTGAAGTCAAAGGTGGCGAAGAACTTGAAAACGGTTCTTTTACTTTTCCTTATTGGAGTTCATTTGAAATAGTTGACAAAGTATTTAACTTAATCCACGAATTAGGTATTGTTCCTATTTTTGATTGGACAAGTTGGGCTGATGGAAAATCTATCCTTAATGACCAAGATTTTAATTACTCAAATCTTGATACAATTACATTGTGCAAACTTCTTACAACAATAGTCAGAGCAGATGGATTTAATGATGGATTTTTTGTTTTGAACTTTGAAAATGGAGTTATCCCAAAAATCATCAAAGCCATAAAACAAAATGAAATCAAAAGTTTTAAAATCACTTTACCACAAATAAAATCTGCACTTTTTGGAGTTGCAGTAGGCGATGCTTTGGGTGTTCCTGTTGAATTCAATAGCCGACAATCAATTAAAAAAAATCCTGTAACAGATATGATTGGTTACGGAACATACAATTTACCAGCAGGAACTTGGTCGGATGACAGCTCGCTAACGTTTTGCCTTTCCGAAGCATTGACACAAGACTTTGACCTAAACACAATCGGACAAAATTTTGTAAAGTGGTATCAACACAATTTTTGGACACCAAGAGGAAATGTATTTGACATTGGTATTGCCACACGGCAAGCAATTTCAAGACTTGCACAAGGCGAAAAACCAGAATTTGCAGGCGGTTTTGACGAAACCGACAATGGTAACGGTTCACTAATGCGAATTTTACCGTTGCTTTTCTATATTCAAGACAAATCAATAAAAGAACGCTACGAAATAACAAAACAAGTCTCATCAATTACTCACGGACACATTCGTTCGGTAATTGCTTGCTTCTACTATCTTGAATTTGCAAAGCAAATTTTGGCTGGTAAAGACAAATTTGAAATTTACGTAAACTTGCAAACTGAAATTCCAAATCACTTGACAAGTCGCGAAATCAATCCGACAGAAATTGCAAAGTTTGACAGATTGCTAAAAGGTGACATTTCCAAACTTGACGAAGATGAAATTCAAAGTAGTGGTTACGTTTTGCATACACTTGAAGCAAGTATTTGGTGTTTGCTGACAACAGACAATTGCAAAAATGCTGTTTTGAAGGCAGTCAATCTTGGCAGCGACACAGACACAACAGGTGCTGTAACAGGCGGACTTGCAGGACTTCTTTATGGACTTGATAACATTCCTGAAAAATGGTTACAACAATTAGCAAAATATAGTGAAATTGAAAACTTGGCGAAACGAATTAACGACAAAATTGCCAGCCTCTAA